The region aacacatgatcctcctgcctcagcctcctgagctgatagGATTTACCCAGCAGCCTCTTTCTGAGTTTCCAGATGGGCTATTGAAGATGACAAGACAGCTCCCGGGGTGCCATTCTTGTGTGCAAGACCAGTGGACAAGGCAGTCTGTCCAGCTGTCTGGCCAGAGTCTCCAGGTTGCTATGGCTGGCTGCCAGGTCCCCTTCATGGTGCCACTGTTGCCAGCTGACAAGGGAGGAAGCAGAACTCTGAGGTCCACTCAGGAACTGGGGGTGGGCTCAAGGGTCAAGAGTATGGACATGGAGTCCCTTAAGAACACTGGGCTCttggactgggatgtggctcaagtggtggcgcgctcgcctggcatgtatgcggcccgggttcgattcacaacagggatgttgtgtcagccgaaaactaaaaaataaatgttgaggttctgtctctcaaaaaaaaaaaagaaaaaaaaaaaaaaccaacactgGGCTCTTGACATGACTGCTGTAGCCACCTGGAAAACAAGGTGGAGTGGGCAGGGATCAGCAGGTCATGGAAGGCAGATGCTCACTCCACAGGTCTCCCTGAGCAGGACACTGGTTCCCAGGGCCAGAGGTCCTCTTCCTGCTGGAGCAGGAGGCCAAGCTGTGGGCAGTGGACTCTGGAGATCCCCAAGGCATGTACCCAGGAGAGACAGAGCCTTGCAGGgcctgtccacctgcacctccaggtttctctctctctctgctttctagttCTGCACAGTAGACCGGCTGCTCTCCACGTGAACACCCACCCAGCACTCCATGAGACCGAGTTGCCACCGTCAGGGCACCTACAGTCTAGGGGAGGGGCAGACAGTTAGTACAGTGGTGACAGCAGTGTGAGATGACTACAGGTTGTGCGAGTGCCCAGAAATGAAAGCAGGAAGGCAGTGGGGGGACAGCAGGAGGATGGACAGCTTCAGGGAGGGGGTGGGAGCCAGAGCCTGGGCTAGACACCTGAGCGAgcagcattccaggcagaggaaccCAAGTGACCCATCAGACAGCTCTGTGTGACAGCCTCGGTCCTTAGCAGTTTAAACCAGTGTCATTTATTGACTGGTCCAGGACCCAGCACTGCCTGGGTCATCCTGCTCTGTCCTTTTGCTCTGCTTCTGGGTTCATCGAGCAGTGTGCAGGAGGTGGGTGTGTCCAGGCCCTCTCTGAAGAGCTGTCCAGCAGTTTTGTTCTGGTGCAGACTCCTGTGGGGTAGTGTGCAGGTCCCTGGGAGTGGAGTCCTGAGAGCCTAGCGAGCCAGGAGATGGGCAGCCCTCCAGCCTGGCCGGAGCAGCGGGGGAGTGGGTCTGGGGGAGCCTTGTGTCCTACGCTGATCTCCCAGCTCATCCAGCGACTCCTGAAAAGCCAGGTCCCCACACGTGGAGAACACCCAGAAAGAGGCAGAAGCTGGACTCAGAGGTAAATGCACAACAGGAAATCTATGCAAAAGAGAAACTGCAGATGCCAGGAAGGTGAAGAGCCTGCGGTTACAGCTCGGCACTGCTCGAGCCCCGGGCACAGGGGGAGGCCTGGCCAGTGTCGCCGGTGTGGAAAAGGCTTCCGGGACAGCTCTGCGCTCACCAAACACTGGAGGGTCCACCCCGGGGAGAAGCCCTATCGCTGCCCCAGCCCAGGAGGAGGCACGGGGCGCCAAGCCCCACGCGTTCGGGGACCGTGGGAAGGCCTTGGCCCACAGCTCCTCCTGGACCCAGCGCCAGCGCACGCACTCGGGCCAGAAGCCCGACGCCTGCCGCAAGACCTTCAGCCAGGTCACCCAACTTGTCCAGCACCAGGGGGTCCACACCGGGAGAGGCCAAACTAGTGCAGCCTGTGTGGCAGAGCTTTCAGCCAGAGCCACCGGCTCATCAAGCACCGCAGGACCCGCCGGGGAGAAGCCCTGCGCCTGTGGGGACTGTGGGGAGGCCTTCTGGCAGAGCACCCACCTCACCCAGCACCCGGAGAAGCCCTCGGGTGTGGGGAGTGCAGCAAGGCCTTCGCCCACAGCTCCTCCCTGACCCAGCACCCGAGAACTCTCACTGGGGAGACGGCTGCATGGGTGCTGGGGACAGGGGAGGCCTTAAGCCATAGCTCGTCCCACAGACTTGGCCTGTTCATTTTCACAAGAAAGATGCAGCACCCACTCCACGTTCTCGGGCGGAAATGCCTAGCGCCACCCAGGTTTAGGTTATAAACAGTAGGGAAAGGTGGAAACAATCAACCTTGAGGACCCTgagcagaagagaaaaaaggaatgtcTGGGCCTGGTGATGCCATGCGTCCAAGCATTCAACAGTCTGAACCAGAGATTCAAAGGCCTGAGAAATTCAACACATTATCTTTCAGGTAAGAAGTTCATGAATATTCAGGTTGACTCTGATAATCCTAAAGAACAGCAGCATGTTCCAAAAATGAGAATGGCATTTTTGTGGAATCCCCTTGGATTCTTGTCTTTGACAGTACAAAGCTGATTTGTGTGGAAGTTATTTATTCTGGGTATGCAACAGCCAATCCCAGACACTTCTAATTCCATATGCCAATGTATCAGCAGACTATAAACAGAATTTACATCACTGATCTCGTTTTGCAATTTAATTTCTGTGTGCAATGGGATTGAAAAGCTGTGTAAGGGAAGACTTGAAACATAAAGCTACTTCCATGGAATGTCTGATTCTGAGGGCTTTGCTGCAGGACTCACAGGCATTAGAAATGCTGATATTACGAAAAGGGGAAGGTTTACTCCTTTGTTCAGCCATCATCTCATGCTCAGTGGCACTTCACATTGGTACTCTGATTTGTTCTAAGATTTCTCTTTGAGGAAGTGTTCAAGTTAATCTTTTCCTGAAATGTGTCTTCATTGATTCTTCATCCTGGTATTCtacccacccccaaccccattcgttaagtttctatttttatgtttaatttaaaagctCACAGTATTTCATTAAAGCCTGGATCAACAAATAGCAGTATTCCTGACAACTACAACCATTACATGGCTGTTGCCTTCATTAGAAATAGCCTCggacacagtgatgcacacctgtgatcccagtgactctggaagctgatgcaggaggattataagttcaagatcagcctgggcaactttagcaagaccctgtctgaaaataaaaaataaaaagggcaggggatgtggtttACTactaaagcacccctgagttcccCAGTAATGGGGGGCAGGGGGAATAATTGCATTGTTTGGTTTGGATCCTGGGTGGTCATCAGTTGTGCTTGCGTCAGTCTGATTTCCTCAATCACTGCGCTAGCATATCAATTCCTAgtgaacttgaaattgcttttggGGGAAAATGATGGAAATAGTCTTTCAACACTGCTCCTTGGTAGCTTGTGAAAAGCCTTTTGGGAATTAATTTCACTTTCCTTGTAATTTCactgtttgcagtgctgggggtggaacccaagACTTCATGAATACTAAACAAGTCCTCTACCAGTGAGCTGtatgcatccccagtccttcacTGTCCTTTAAAAGCTGCAAAAGACTGCCAACAGAACCACTGCAAGCTATCTGGGCAACTTTATTAAATATTCTGGTCCCATTCGAAAAGCAAGAAGTGGGCACaatgtgcacacctgtaattccagttactgaggaggctgaggcagggcgaTCAAAGTTTGTGACCAGCTCTGGCAACTTgataagactgtctcaaaaattaatcaaagggttgagggtgtagctctgtgatagagcacGCCTGGGttccatcaaaaaaagaaaaatagaaatagataaaattagCTCAGTATGTACCCCTAACATGCACCACATTTCCATTCTGACATGTCAGTATAAAAAAACGGAGATACTTTACTTCTCTAGTGTGTACTTACATTCAGTGCCTCCGAGTTCACTAGCCACACTTCAGGTGCTCCCTTCACATGTGGCTGGCCAGTAGCAGCATGGTGACTTAGGTCCTCTGGTCAGCTTCTTGACCTTCCCTTTGTGATGGGAAGCCTTGCTTTCTCTGAGTCGATTAGtacctcgataagttgctgaggctggccatcttcctgcctcagcctcctgagggactgggattacaggtgtgcgtggGCCCGTCTTCAAAGAAGGCAGATGTGCTGGGTGTGTTggtgctcaggagactgaggcagaaggatcatgaattcaaagccagcctcagcaaggctgAGTGGGAAGGAGAGCTGGAAGAGTCTATTTAGGCTTTTTTATTGCCAGAACCACACTTGGTTTGAGGTGGACAGGCAgaggggaatgtggctcagtaactGGTAGAGATGGGTACCTGGGCCCTTATGAGGGGCCCACAGTCTCATTTCCCTTCAAGGACTGGAGAGCGGAAGCGGATCCCTGGGTTACAGCAAGAAGCAGGGGCCCCTCCCACCAACACACATAGGCAACAGTCAGGATGTCCAGCTGTAATgtgagtgaagaaataaatactttattaCGTCAAGCCTGTGACTCGGGAGTTGTTACACAATTGCTGGCTCAAACACAGTGACAGAAAGAGGCACCGTTTATCTACAGGAGCAATTAAATTTATGCTCAGGCAACAGAAACAATACTATAATCTGAGATTAAATGCAAAATCAAGACACCTCACGTAGCCCAAGGAGTTAAGTTCCCTTTGCTCAAGCAGACAGAAGCTTCCTCAACCTTTGTTAGTGTTTCCAACCTACTGCAATCACCCCCTGGTAAGGGAGACATCCTACATAGAGCCAGTTCTCACAGTTAGATACACAGCTGGAACTCCACAAAATGATACTGCCTTCACTACGTGATGCATTCTGACCTACTTTATTCTACTTCATTGCTTGGTAATGCTGTTGGCCACCCTCTAGTTTGATTTCACAATTCACTGATGGGCTGGAACCCATAGTCAGAAAACTGCATTAGTAGGCTCCAAGCATTTCGGTGATCTTCGTAAGCCACTCCGTATAGGTAAAGACGCATGAGTTGAACAAGGAAAGTTTTAGCTTTTCAGGATTCAAAAGTGAACTCGACGTCACATATTTACGAAAGGCCAGAACATTTGGCAAGAATTCTGCCTGAACAAACTTGGGGAGCTCAAACAGGAGCAGCGGAGGTGAAGCCTCCAAGACTGCCCACAGAACACGCACACCGGGGACTCTAACTGCACAAGGGCCACAGCCGGCACACGGAGGTATGGACGTGGCTGCAGGACACTGGGGTCGGGGTTTCCCGTGGTGGATGGGGTGGGGTTTTCCGTGGGTGCTCTGGCCACATCAGCCCATTTGGGAAACAAGCTGATGTTTGTCCAAAGACCACAGGAAGACCACCCCCAAGTGTCTGGAAGGAGCCCCCATACATTCTGAGATTCCCAGCCAGTCACCGTCACCTCAAGGGACACTTGGCCTGGTGGCTTGTCTCCAGGCCTCAGGACCACCCTCCCCCCAGACTGAACTCACTGTGGCAGGGAGGGGCCAGGTCAGAATGGTTCCTGGGGATTCCAGGGCTGGCCGGCGGGGCTCGTCTAGCAGCCCTGGCAGGCGCACAGCTTCTTGCTGCCGTGGCTCCTGTGATGCTCCATGAGGTGCGAGATCCACGCAAAGGCCTCCCCACACTCACTGCAGGGGTAGGGCTTCCCTCCGGACACTCCAGGCTCCTCGGCCTCAGGACCGCCTGAGGCAGAGGTGCCCGCGTCCTGCCCAGCTGGGGGTGTGGCAGCACGGCCATCTGCCTCAGGCTCCATGGCGTCCCCAGGCTGGTGGCTGCTGTGGCTGGAGGCACACTCGGGTCCTTGCTCCCCCTCATCCTCTGGGTGGGGCCGCTTGGTCCCAGAGCCCTGCTGTGGGCTGTCTGGACTCCCCTGGCCCTGGTCTTCCTCTGAAGGGCAGGGGTCTCTTGGCTTCTGGGAGGGGCTGGCGCAGCCCGAGTCCTCACCCACAGTGTCTGGCGCCTTCTCgggctgctcctcctcctggttGGTATCCATTGGGGGGTCTGCAGGAGTGTCCCCTGCATCCCCTGCCAGCCTCTCTGATGGTGTTTCCTGTGAGCCACTGTCCTGGCCTGCGGAGCCCTCCTCGCACATGTTCTCTGAGCTTTCTTCCTGCTTCCCGCTGCCTGAAATAAGATGCATATGTGAACAGCCCTGACTAAGCTCTCAGGCCTAGACACTGCCCACGCAGCACTAAAGAAAGAAGGCCTGAGCAAGGAGGGGAAAGGGTGTGGGACGCGAGGCCCTGATCTGGTGGCCTCTGTCACTCTCTTCCAGCTCCCTGCTGCCTGAAAAAAATGGCCCCTCCTAGCAGCCAAGGGCTGTGTGACCACCAGCATAAGCAGGCAGTGAGCAGGACCTTCTCCACCCTGCTGCTGGGGAAGTGACCCCAGGAGCAGCCACCCTGACTACAGGAGGACTGGCATGGAGGCCACACAGCCGTGGTGTCGGGGAATGAGGGCCAGAGAGCCCTGCAAAAGCCCACTGGCTGTGTGGGGCCTAAACTCCTGCCCCAGAGCCAGACCTTTGGGCTCTCCACATGGATGTAGCCTTGTGCCCAGGGACATCAGCATGCAGAAGGCCAGCAGAGCCTCAACAAGTGCTTATAGTCCTCGAGTGCACCCCCAAAACCCAGCTACTGACCTGGGGAGGCCTGGCTAGCACTGGGAGAGACCATGGAGAATCTCCCCAGGTAGGGAGACTCCAGCCCCAAATAGGTTCCAGGTGGCTACAGAGGTCCATGCGGACCTGAAGACCAAGTGGCCACAGCACAGCTCAGCCCAGCAGCCCACACCCCACACCTCACAAGTAATTCTGCTGTTCTTTCTGGTGACCAAGTCTTAGGGTAGTTGTCACGCAGCAAGAGATCCCTAAGAAATGATGCCTGCTTCCTGTTCCAACACAGGTGAAGCCAAAGCTGGGGGGGGGGCACCTGCCTGAAAGAAAGGTGCATGCTCTACCCTACTCACCACTTTCTAAGGTGCCCTTACCTGGGAGGCTGCCTCCAGGTGCCTCTCCTTCCACAAGGGGCTGCTCCTCTGCCTCCAGACTGGATGCAGCATCAGGCTGGGCAAACTGGTACCCTGAGGTTCAACAGACAAAGCAACTCTAAGAGGACCACACAGAAAGCAGCCGGCCTCACTCCCCGAGGCTGGCGGGCCAGAACCAAGCCCCTGGAAAGCTAGGGTTCCAAGAATAAGGCAAGCGGAGGAAGAAGAGGCTGTGCTTGGGTGAGGCTGGAGGGCCCACAAGCTGGGTGGTAAACAGAGTCTGAGGGGAAGCAAATCAAACGTAAGAACATAAAACtggctgggggcatagctcagtggagCATGTGCTTACTGTGCAGGAAGCCCTGGGCCAGCCCCCAgcacaaatgaaaaaacaaaatcagaaccACAAAGGGCTCAGGAAGCCCCCTGCAAAGGAGGGCTCTGTGGCACCAACTTTTACCAAACAGACCCTTCACTAGGCCCACAGGCTGAGAAGCCTCATCTCTGCACCTCAAAGTGGGGAGCACTGGTGGCTTGAAGCTGGGAGAGCTTTCTCAATTCAGAAGCTTCCAATCCCGCAGGCAGGGGCTGCAAGTGGAACCCAGGACCCAGGCAGAACTCAGGTAAGAGTGGGACCTTGGCAAACCAGCCCAAGTTCAGACATTTAAAACATCCCCAGTGTCCCAAGGAAGCCCCCGGGATGGGGTCAAAATCTCCCACCCAAACGGGGAGCGCAGGCTGTGGGAGGCGAGCCTCACCCCACAGGAGCAGCTTCCTGTAGCTCTTCATGTTCTCCTCTGCAGGATCCAGGTGGGCCCACTCCTCAGAGTGCAGATGTTCCTCCGGAAAAGACGGCTGAAACAGAAAGGCGAGGCGGTCCTCACTGAGGCCCCCACCCAAGCCCATGGAGGGCAGGCGGGAGACCCTCCCTGCACTGCAGGAGCAACGCCCTCCTGTGGGTCCTACCCTCAGGTCTCTACCAAAGCAGGCTTCCTGGCCTTGGCAGTGGGCATTCAGGGTCCTAATCCTTGCTGTGGGAGAGTTCCTGCCCTGGGAGGGAACAGCATCCAGGGCCAGGAGGGACGGACCCTGTGAGCAGGTCAGCCCCAGCACACCCAAGGGCCCCCACCCACCGTCGGCTGCACTTTGGCCTCGTCCGTCTTCTCTCCCCCGTTGCTCCCCTGATCCAGGAGCATGGGTTCCAGCGCAGGCCAGGCTGGGAGAAGGCAGGGCAGCGCTGCAGGGAGACATGCTGTCACTGCATGACTAGTGGCCAGGCAGACCTGCGGCCTCCCTCACAGGCCGCAGCACACTCACACCACGCAGGCCTGCACCTCACGGGGCAGAGCCACCACAAAAGTGCCAGCTCCAGCCACGGAGGAGGCAGTGCTTTCTACTGCCCTCCAGACAGGCAGAGACCTGGCACGGTACCAGCGCAGGGCCGACGggcagggcaggcacagcctgtgCACCAGAGCAGCTGTGGAGACCACACAGGCACCCGGGTAAAAACTATTTGCAGCTCCTTGCCCCGAGGGCAGGGTCACCGGGCTGCACAGGGGGTGCCAGGCAGCCAAGGAGCCACCGACCACAGCCCAGGGAGGGCCGCCCCATGAGCAGTGAGCACTGTTTTCCAGGAAACAGGCAGCCGACTCTGCAAACATGCGCCACGTGCAGAACGGCGGGCAGCCACACACAGGATGCTATTTTTAGAGGGCATGAGGAGAGGGGATgtaacttttttttggtactagggattgaacccagggccactttaccactgagccacctccccaacccttttcagattttattttttaaatatttaatttttagttttaggtgaacacaatgcctttattttatttttatgtggtgccgagaatcacaatgctaggctagcgctcaaccacttgagccacatccccagccctcatattttattgtgagacagggtcttgccaagttgctcagggccttgctaagtcattgaggctgtcctcaaatttgtgatcctccttcctcagcctcctgaggcactgagactacaggtgtgtgccactgcaccctgcaagagattacttttttcttcataCATCAATGTTTCCGCATCATGTGATAAACTACTATTTTTTAAGAGAACTCTTAACTCAAAAGTAATACACTCATGTCATGATAATATACAGGACCAAGTCCCATTTGCATAATGGACTTCGAGGCccccctccctggcctccctctgGCTCCCATACTGCCTCCGAAGCACACCCACCTCCCCATCTAAGGCCCAGCTGGTCACTCACGAGCATCGGGTGGCAATGGGATATCCTCAGGGTCTCTGGGGCTCCCTAGTCCGCCTGGTAACAGCAGGGGGTCAGGGTGCCTCTCATATACTCCCTCACTCAACCCAGAAGATGATCCAGCTGGGGAACACAACAGCATCCCTGTTTACAACCAAGGAATAGTAAAAGGTTAGGACACAGGCTAACCATCACACAGTCTGGAGAGGGCCAGGCATGGACCCAGGGTACTGACCCCAAGCCCATGGGCTCCTGCCTCATCACCACCCATCCATCCCTCAGAACTACAGAGATGAAATCTCCAGCCAGTGACCCAGAATATTTACCCAGTTTTTATGAGGCTGGTCACTGCCTTTGCCCTTCATTTCTCCTGCTTGCTAACATCTGCAAAGCAGAAGTGAGGGCAGGAGCCCAAGCAGCTGTCCCAGCCTATGAGGCAACCCTGATGGAAATGGCAATGGGTAGGACAGCAGGAACCTGGATCCCTGCTGACTGAGAAGCAGCCTCTCCGACTCAGGGCTGCTTGCTCCCGTGCCTCCTACACGTGGGGAAACAATTTTCTCTGCAAAGCCGTAGCAGGGGATTCCAGCCCTTCCCAGACCCCGCTCCCTGTTTCCTCTAAGACAGGTTCTTTCAGGGCGGCAGCCTCACCTGGCTCCTCCAGGACGTCCGTGAGGCCCTCCACCAGAGAGGCTGCCTTCTTACAGCTCTCCGGGTACTGGGCTACCACCCAGGGGCGGACCCTGTCAGGCAGGATGCCCAGGAACTGCTCCAGCACCAGCATCTCGAGGATCTGCTCCTTGGAGCAGGCCTCAGGGCGCAGCCACTGGCGACACAGCTCGTGCAGCCGGGCCAGGGTCTGGTGGGGCCCAGCCGCCTCCTGGTAGACAAACTCCCGGAACCGCAGGCGAGAGAACTCGAGGTCCGCAGGGGTCCTCTCAGGGATGGTCTCCGACTCGGGGTCCTCTTGCTGACTCGTGTCTGCAGACCCTTCTGTGTCTGCAGACCCTTCTGTGTGCACCTCTGGGGGAGTTGGGGAGCTTCTGGGGGAAGCCAACACCTTCTCCAGAGGCAGCATCTTCCCAAACCTGCACTGGAAATGACTCTGTGGAGCCAAGGGCTCAGAGATGTCAGGGGTGAAGGGCCCAAGGAAAGGTTGACCGCCTCTAGCAGAGGACACACAGTGGTGCAGGGTCCCCAGGGAAGGTCAGCCAGTGACAGGATCCAAGGACCTGCAGAGGACATCGGTGAGACAGAGGCCCACATGTTAAGAACACGGCTGTAGGGGACCCGAGGTCTCGGGGTTCAACCACCCCAGGTCTCATGCAGTTATTTTCAAGCAGTCTGCCTGCTGAACATCAGTTGAACTCCAGTTTTGTACTTATTAACGTTCATTCCCACTATGCGTATCATACACACGATGTCAGTCTCATGGCATCAGATTTGAACTGCCAGGCCTGTTTCACATTTAACAACATGTATTATGTATGAGCCAGGCACTGGAGTGCACACCAGTGTCCCCAACTTAAGAGAGACTCAGCAAACTGGCAATattccttgtctcaaaataacacataaaaagttctgggatgcagctcagaggcaAAGTGCTTGCCCAGTATTTActtgtttaatccccagtacaggggGATGGGGAGAAGCATTACAGGGCTTTAGTGCCCAACAAGATTGGGGGGGGGGTAGGTGTTGGGATTTCTATCATTAAAACAACTAAAAACCTGAAACAAACGGCATTTAGAAAGACAGTAGGCACAGGAAGCCCACATCCATCTGAAGGTGGACAGCTCTGCAGATCTAGAGTACAAGGTGGGAGTCATCAGAGATTGGCTAGGAGTGGGGATGGCAGGGCATGAAGGACAAGAGGAGGCTCTGGTCCTAGCCAACTTTCCCCAGCCACTTAACTCCTAGGCACAGCGGGGCCAGAATCCAGGATGCCTGGGTGAAGCCACTTCATTGTACCTGCTGGCCAACCATGGCCAAGCTAACAGACACAGGCAGGTCATAGTTCGCCTGCATCTGCATGTCCTCCCACGACCTGGGACTGAAGATCTGAGCCAGCAGGAGGAAGAACTCCCAGACACCACCACGAGGAGCAAATAAGAAGCCATCTACCAGAAGACAGCTGCCCTTGGAACCACAGAAACCACCACATCTTTTGAGGAATTCAAGAGAAAACCATGCATGGGGACTGAGGGCTGCTGACCTCTGTCAAGTCAAGTCAGATCTGTCTGATACACTTTCCCACCAGTATGCAGGCCCGAGGGTCTCGTGGGCAGGCTGGGGTGCTCAATTCTCCTGAGAGCAACCGTCCAGCACAGGTGAATGCAGAGACAGGAAGTGGATCAATGAT is a window of Ictidomys tridecemlineatus isolate mIctTri1 chromosome 15, mIctTri1.hap1, whole genome shotgun sequence DNA encoding:
- the Zscan18 gene encoding zinc finger and SCAN domain-containing protein 18, whose protein sequence is MLPLEKVLASPRSSPTPPEVHTEGSADTEGSADTSQQEDPESETIPERTPADLEFSRLRFREFVYQEAAGPHQTLARLHELCRQWLRPEACSKEQILEMLVLEQFLGILPDRVRPWVVAQYPESCKKAASLVEGLTDVLEEPGMLLCSPAGSSSGLSEGVYERHPDPLLLPGGLGSPRDPEDIPLPPDAPLPCLLPAWPALEPMLLDQGSNGGEKTDEAKVQPTPSFPEEHLHSEEWAHLDPAEENMKSYRKLLLWGYQFAQPDAASSLEAEEQPLVEGEAPGGSLPGSGKQEESSENMCEEGSAGQDSGSQETPSERLAGDAGDTPADPPMDTNQEEEQPEKAPDTVGEDSGCASPSQKPRDPCPSEEDQGQGSPDSPQQGSGTKRPHPEDEGEQGPECASSHSSHQPGDAMEPEADGRAATPPAGQDAGTSASGGPEAEEPGVSGGKPYPCSECGEAFAWISHLMEHHRSHGSKKLCACQGC